The Podarcis raffonei isolate rPodRaf1 chromosome 2, rPodRaf1.pri, whole genome shotgun sequence genome window below encodes:
- the MUC21 gene encoding mucin-21, translating into MVEQALNPCLTNIEIRSKIRTNRCRLWSKHFSSSSLWLNHSSSCRLWRNHSSSCSLWRNHSSSCSLWRNHSSSSSLWRNHSSSCSLWRNHFSSSSLWRNHSSSCSLWRNHSSSCSLWRNHSSPSSLWRNHSSSCSLWRNHSSSCSLWRNHSSSCSLWRNHSSSCSLWRNHSSSCSLWRNHFIPAASGATTPAPAASGATTPAPAASGATTPAPAASGATTPAPAASGATTPAPAASGATTPAPAASGATTPAPAASGATTPAPAASGATTSVPAASGATTPAPATSGAPTSPPETSGATTSGSATSGAPTSPPETSGATTSPPETSGAPTSPPETSGTGTSSSATSGSATPDSAATGTSTSASGGTESSNTGTTVPTPGANVTMSSGTTDLTLASNATTENPKRDEGLPAWAIILISVSAVLGTVLVVFLGFLICYSLRAESYNTQNQTLPVYRTHSFLQSFRNRSRW; encoded by the exons ATGGTTGAACAAGCATTAAATCCTTGTCTAACAAACATTGAGATCCGGTccaaaatcagaacaaacag ATGCCGCCTCTGGAGCAAGCACTTCAGCTCCAGCAGCCTCTGGCTCAACCACTCCAGCTCCTGCAGGCTCTGGCGCAACCACTCCAGCTCCTGCAGCCTCTGGCGCAACCACTCCAGCTCCTGCAGCCTCTGGCGCAACCACTCCAGTTCCAGCAGCCTCTGGCGCAACCACTCCAGCTCCTGCAGCCTCTGGCGCAACCACTTCAGTTCCAGCAGCCTCTGGCGCAACCACTCCAGCTCCTGCAGCCTCTGGCGCAACCACTCCAGCTCCTGCAGCCTCTGGCGCAACCACTCCAGCCCCAGCAGCCTCTGGCGCAACCACTCCAGCTCCTGCAGCCTCTGGCGCAACCACTCCAGCTCCTGCAGCCTCTGGCGCAACCACTCCAGCTCCTGCAGCCTCTGGCGCAACCACTCCAGCTCCTGCAGCCTCTGGCGCAACCACTCCAGCTCCTGCAGCCTCTGGCGCAACCACTTCA TTCCAGCAGCCTCTGGCGCAACCACTCCAGCTCCTGCAGCCTCTGGCGCAACCACTCCAGCTCCTGCAGCCTCTGGCGCAACCACTCCAGCTCCTGCAGCCTCTGGCGCAACCACTCCAGCTCCTGCAGCCTCTGGCGCAACCACTCCAGCTCCTGCAGCCTCTGGCGCAACCACTCCAGCTCCTGCAGCCTCTGGCGCAACCACTCCAGCTCCTGCAGCCTCTGGCGCAACCACTCCAGCTCCTGCAGCCTCTGGCGCAACCACTTCAGTTCCAGCAGCCTCTGGCGCAACCACTCCAGCCCCAGCAACCTCTGGTGCACCCACATCACCTCCAGAAACCTCTGGCGCAACCACTTCAGGCTCAGCAACCTCTGGCGCACCCACATCACCTCCAGAAACCTCTGGCGCAACCACATCACCTCCAGAAACCTCTGGCGCACCCACATCACCCCCAGAAACCTCTGGCACAGGCACCTCCTCTTCAGCAACCTCTGGCTCTGCCACACCGGACTCAGCAGCCACTGGAACCAGCACCTCAGCTTCAGGGGGCACTGAAAGCTCCAATACAGGCACAACAGTCCCCACCCCTGGTGCCAATGTTACAATGAGTTCTGGAACCACAGATTTAACTTTGGCATCAAATGCTACCACAG AAAACCCCAAACGGGACGAAGGCCTGCCTGCTTGGGCCATCATTCTGATCAGTGTATCCGCTGTGTTGGGAACTGTTCTCGTGGTTTTCCTCGGCTTCTTG ATTTGCTACTCCCTAAGGGCAGAGAGCTACAACACTCAAAACCAAACCCTCCCAGTTTACCGAACCCACAGTTTCCTCCAGAGTTTTCGAAATCGCAGTCGGTGGTGA